From a region of the Vaginimicrobium propionicum genome:
- a CDS encoding ABC transporter ATP-binding protein has product MSLELVDLGFEYRSDKQVRLIFDGATATFLPGNFYALMGPSGSGKTTFFRLVARELQPTAGRIQISGRDLKTIPPEELRSSIICRIFQEYLLIPFLTPLENLLLAREIAVGHSDKADHKRALNLLERVGMGEYASRVVESLSGGEQQRVAIARALMGSASVLLADEPTGALDSENTEQIALLLADLAHTEGMVIVAGTHDNGFADHADSIVRIRENKLVAE; this is encoded by the coding sequence ATGAGTCTTGAACTGGTTGATCTTGGGTTTGAGTACCGTTCCGACAAACAGGTTCGCCTCATTTTCGATGGAGCTACTGCTACCTTTTTACCAGGGAATTTCTATGCCCTGATGGGGCCGTCGGGGTCGGGAAAAACAACCTTTTTCCGGTTAGTGGCTCGAGAATTGCAACCCACCGCCGGAAGAATCCAAATATCAGGGCGAGATTTGAAAACCATACCCCCAGAAGAATTACGATCATCAATAATATGCAGAATTTTTCAGGAATATCTACTAATTCCTTTTTTAACCCCACTGGAAAACCTACTTCTTGCCAGAGAGATTGCAGTCGGTCATTCAGATAAAGCAGACCATAAACGGGCTTTGAACCTCTTGGAACGGGTAGGAATGGGCGAATACGCCAGTCGGGTAGTTGAATCTTTATCGGGAGGCGAACAGCAACGAGTTGCTATTGCTAGAGCGCTGATGGGCTCAGCTAGCGTGCTTCTAGCAGACGAACCCACTGGAGCATTAGACAGCGAAAACACCGAACAGATTGCTCTATTGCTGGCCGACCTGGCGCACACGGAGGGCATGGTCATAGTTGCTGGCACCCACGACAACGGATTCGCAGACCACGCAGATTCAATAGTACGAATCCGCGAAAACAAGCTGGTTGCGGAGTAG
- a CDS encoding FtsX-like permease family protein, whose amino-acid sequence MARQRSCDAFFSALLALALVLVAATLLGFISAYQHAVKRGVESSFGSYTLQVTGNEKVSAYLEDLQQTGAAVAIYHTQANLLSPSNDRAGVADVTFTSGAANLGVLIAGEFPSHPGEISLSSEIAKQLELGVGDSVSLVDTQALHNHAEYVVVGINENPGSVKELSAVAITDDAEVLSLADSWLTNDSLAEIDSELTHGGGSVANVSAASRMAGANAASYQPIPPQIAWFFGILLLFSAVAAIYGSDHLRKREIYRILIAIGDKPWKATTTTCAQTMLIALAGGFIGWGLSALSTKLFANPVATHFEQRWDAVEWESINSTALAVIVSIAVGGLITAWTTVFFYKHKQNHKPQNDYFPKKLLFGLSIVGTILTLLFIISRQLYSFPYGQYVAMILGAFSIPSLAYSIRPGARNYRVTSMLANRMQKLVLAGMSAVFVLNYYGALYASSVAVLSNWTQNQISGETSYLSIVNANKNAVDNLLRRFPDLKTRMAVFGEVATKDEIFRIVDPKSIGCINAASNVDECPTAYLDLVSVASGGLLDSGYINHAPNRYVSADGKTTLIGISLTDSNISRRLIVDNIIADDRLQNNVLSGLVLAPSSPTLEQLGVETPYSYTIIIFGFGNLDGEDQNTIRSTILTEAPFALLVDPDEPEMRQLKAQALARQLFAILVSGAVLIALTTTLVSDQKAERQLIHLSGGRRRIRLRLIKPLIYGYILTLSAAIVLGRLSAMDHIPFTPVPITHDYGLLWAITFAGLAFVAPAIHIGTRSPDVAKA is encoded by the coding sequence ATGGCACGGCAACGTTCTTGCGACGCTTTTTTCTCGGCATTACTGGCCTTGGCCCTGGTGCTGGTCGCAGCAACACTGCTTGGTTTCATATCTGCCTATCAGCACGCTGTAAAGAGAGGGGTCGAATCTTCTTTTGGCTCATACACGCTACAGGTAACGGGCAATGAAAAAGTATCTGCCTACCTGGAGGATTTGCAGCAAACGGGTGCGGCAGTGGCGATTTATCATACGCAAGCGAATCTGCTCTCCCCCAGTAATGACCGGGCGGGGGTTGCCGATGTTACGTTCACTAGCGGTGCAGCTAATCTTGGGGTATTGATTGCCGGTGAGTTTCCTTCCCATCCTGGTGAAATATCACTCAGTAGCGAAATAGCCAAGCAACTTGAGCTTGGGGTAGGCGATAGCGTCTCGTTGGTTGACACTCAAGCGTTACACAATCACGCCGAGTACGTCGTTGTCGGTATCAACGAAAATCCGGGATCAGTTAAAGAGCTGAGCGCAGTAGCTATCACCGACGATGCTGAAGTCTTATCGTTGGCAGATAGCTGGCTAACCAATGATTCATTGGCAGAAATTGATTCCGAACTCACTCACGGCGGGGGCAGCGTTGCAAATGTATCGGCCGCTTCGCGAATGGCAGGAGCCAACGCCGCCAGCTACCAGCCCATCCCACCTCAAATTGCCTGGTTCTTCGGGATTTTATTGTTGTTCTCTGCAGTTGCTGCCATTTACGGCAGTGACCACTTACGCAAACGAGAGATCTATCGCATTCTGATAGCTATTGGCGATAAGCCTTGGAAAGCTACAACAACAACTTGTGCGCAAACGATGTTAATAGCGCTCGCAGGTGGATTCATTGGCTGGGGGCTATCGGCCCTTTCAACCAAACTTTTTGCTAATCCCGTTGCAACGCATTTCGAGCAACGCTGGGACGCCGTCGAGTGGGAAAGTATCAATTCAACAGCTTTAGCCGTAATAGTTTCAATCGCTGTTGGCGGCTTAATTACCGCTTGGACGACAGTATTTTTCTATAAACATAAACAAAATCACAAACCACAAAATGATTATTTTCCCAAAAAATTATTATTTGGGCTTAGTATCGTGGGAACTATATTGACACTTCTCTTTATTATTAGCAGACAACTATACTCATTTCCTTATGGGCAATATGTCGCAATGATATTAGGTGCCTTTTCTATACCAAGCCTGGCATATTCAATAAGGCCAGGCGCCCGTAATTATCGGGTCACGTCCATGCTAGCTAATCGAATGCAGAAATTGGTGCTCGCTGGCATGAGTGCTGTTTTCGTATTGAACTATTATGGTGCTCTTTATGCGAGTAGTGTTGCCGTGCTAAGCAATTGGACGCAAAACCAGATAAGCGGCGAAACAAGTTATTTATCTATAGTTAATGCAAATAAGAATGCGGTGGATAATCTGCTGCGGCGTTTCCCAGATTTGAAAACACGAATGGCTGTCTTCGGTGAAGTCGCAACAAAAGACGAGATATTTCGGATAGTAGACCCTAAAAGTATTGGCTGCATAAATGCAGCGTCAAACGTTGACGAGTGCCCAACCGCATATCTTGATCTCGTCTCGGTGGCTTCAGGAGGACTGCTTGATAGCGGTTACATCAACCACGCACCAAACAGATATGTTAGTGCTGATGGGAAAACCACTTTAATCGGAATTTCTCTCACTGATTCCAACATTTCTCGACGGCTAATAGTAGACAACATTATCGCTGATGACCGGCTACAAAATAATGTATTAAGCGGCCTGGTATTAGCACCGAGCTCTCCCACGCTTGAACAATTAGGCGTTGAAACGCCCTATTCATACACAATAATTATCTTTGGTTTTGGAAATCTGGACGGTGAGGATCAGAACACAATTCGATCCACTATCTTGACCGAGGCACCATTCGCGCTTCTAGTTGACCCTGACGAACCGGAAATGAGACAACTAAAAGCTCAAGCTCTAGCACGTCAGCTATTCGCAATCCTAGTTTCTGGAGCTGTGCTGATAGCACTAACCACAACCTTGGTTTCTGACCAGAAAGCAGAGCGACAACTAATTCATCTGAGTGGCGGCAGGCGGCGAATCCGGCTACGCCTAATAAAGCCGTTAATTTACGGTTATATTCTGACATTGAGCGCCGCAATCGTTCTTGGGCGGCTTTCAGCCATGGATCACATCCCCTTTACTCCGGTACCTATAACGCACGACTATGGGCTGTTATGGGCAATCACATTTGCTGGGTTAGCTTTTGTAGCTCCGGCCATACATATCGGCACCCGCAGCCCGGACGTCGCCAAAGCATGA
- a CDS encoding L-threonylcarbamoyladenylate synthase, producing MARYLDVHPQNPQPRALAQAAEALHAGAVIAYPTDSGFALGTKLGNHEGLERIKQIRQLDDKHNMTLVVSEFAQIGQYVEMSNPVFRAIKANTPGGYTFILRATREVPKVMQHPKKRTIGVRVPDHVTALALLDELGEPLMSASLILPGHDEAMDDGWQIKEALDKDIDLVIDSGDVINKPTTVIDFTTDDAPVVVRLGAGDPTPFQ from the coding sequence ATGGCACGCTACTTGGATGTTCACCCACAAAATCCGCAGCCCAGGGCGTTAGCGCAAGCCGCTGAAGCATTGCACGCTGGCGCGGTTATCGCATACCCCACCGATTCTGGTTTTGCGTTAGGCACAAAATTAGGCAATCACGAGGGGTTAGAGCGAATCAAGCAAATCCGGCAATTGGACGACAAACACAATATGACCTTGGTGGTCAGCGAATTTGCTCAAATCGGCCAATACGTCGAAATGTCTAACCCGGTTTTTAGAGCCATTAAAGCTAATACGCCGGGTGGCTACACCTTTATTCTGCGTGCCACACGAGAAGTGCCGAAAGTTATGCAGCACCCGAAGAAACGTACCATCGGGGTCAGGGTGCCAGATCACGTCACCGCCTTGGCTCTATTAGATGAGCTAGGTGAGCCGTTGATGTCCGCGTCTTTGATACTGCCTGGCCACGATGAGGCTATGGACGATGGCTGGCAAATAAAAGAAGCCCTAGACAAGGATATTGACCTGGTCATCGATTCCGGCGATGTCATTAACAAGCCCACTACGGTCATTGACTTCACGACTGACGACGCTCCCGTCGTCGTCCGACTTGGAGCTGGTGACCCGACCCCATTCCAGTAA
- a CDS encoding pyrophosphate--fructose-6-phosphate 1-phosphotransferase yields MVNKVGILTAGGFAPCLSSAVAGLIKRYSEVSPDTEIIAYRYGYEGLLKGNSIPVTDTVRKNADVLFKFGGSPVGNSRVKLTNVKDCVKRGLVAEGEDPLAVAANQLVKDGVDVLHTIGGDDTNTTAADLAAYLADNNFSLTVVGLPKTIDNDIYPIKQSLGAWSAAQEGSEYARNIIGEHNAAPRELIIHEIMGRNCGYLAAETTRCYLKWLNSQDWLPEIGLSREAWAVHALYLPEMHIDLDAEAKRLEEIMDTVGNVNIFISEGAGVPEIVAQMEAAGEEVPRDAFNHVQIDKINPGAWFGKQFAARIQAEKTMVQKSGYYSRAAASHEDDLKLIMRTCEMAVDAALAGKPGVIGLDEDNNDELSIIDFKRIAGHKPFDITQEWFVKLIESIGQPAPEPAE; encoded by the coding sequence ATGGTTAACAAAGTTGGCATTTTAACTGCCGGCGGCTTCGCGCCTTGCCTATCATCGGCGGTAGCCGGACTAATAAAACGCTACAGCGAAGTGTCTCCTGACACTGAAATAATTGCCTATCGTTATGGCTACGAAGGGTTACTGAAAGGCAACTCCATTCCAGTCACTGATACGGTACGGAAAAATGCTGACGTGCTGTTCAAGTTCGGTGGCTCCCCTGTTGGTAACTCTCGTGTCAAGCTGACGAACGTCAAAGACTGCGTTAAACGTGGCCTGGTTGCCGAGGGTGAAGACCCACTTGCGGTAGCCGCAAACCAGCTCGTCAAAGACGGCGTGGACGTGCTGCACACTATCGGCGGAGATGATACAAACACCACAGCAGCAGATCTAGCTGCTTACCTGGCAGACAATAACTTTTCCCTGACAGTTGTCGGGCTGCCGAAAACAATCGACAACGACATTTACCCGATTAAACAATCCTTGGGTGCTTGGTCAGCCGCCCAAGAAGGTAGCGAATATGCCCGCAATATCATTGGCGAGCACAATGCGGCTCCACGTGAGCTAATCATCCATGAGATCATGGGACGCAACTGTGGTTATCTTGCCGCCGAAACTACCCGCTGCTATCTGAAATGGCTGAATAGCCAAGACTGGCTGCCAGAAATCGGGTTAAGTCGTGAAGCCTGGGCGGTGCATGCTTTGTACCTACCTGAAATGCACATCGACTTGGACGCCGAAGCTAAGCGACTGGAAGAAATCATGGACACCGTTGGCAACGTGAATATCTTCATCTCAGAAGGTGCCGGTGTTCCAGAAATTGTTGCCCAGATGGAAGCTGCCGGCGAAGAAGTCCCCCGCGACGCTTTCAATCACGTCCAAATTGATAAAATCAACCCAGGCGCCTGGTTTGGAAAGCAGTTCGCCGCTCGCATCCAGGCAGAGAAGACGATGGTTCAAAAGTCTGGCTATTATTCCAGAGCAGCTGCTTCTCATGAAGACGATTTGAAGCTGATTATGCGCACCTGCGAGATGGCGGTAGATGCCGCACTCGCCGGTAAACCCGGCGTAATCGGCTTAGATGAGGACAATAATGATGAACTGTCCATCATTGATTTCAAACGGATTGCCGGTCACAAACCATTCGACATCACCCAGGAATGGTTCGTGAAGTTGATTGAGTCTATCGGTCAGCCAGCTCCCGAGCCTGCCGAATAA
- the gcvP gene encoding aminomethyl-transferring glycine dehydrogenase, with product MDFANRHIGPSPSEQAKMLAELGYNSLDDFVSALVPADIRLRDKLNLPPAISEAQAQQRLREMSELNNALTQMIGLGYYGTVTPAVIQRNIFENPSWYTAYTPYQPEMSQGRLAALLNFQQMVADLTGLPIAGASLLDEATALAEAISMAKRLTRKDGIVLIDAGIFPQSLEVVNTRTQLSGIEVVVTDDVANHPRLSEAFALVVQTPNADGRLAPTSELAAIAEAGHQAGALVIAAADLLALTLVRPPGEWGADIAVGSTQRFGIPLFYGGPHAGYIAARENMARQLPGRLVGVSKDTNGNIALRLALQTREQHIRRERATSNICTAQVLLAVMAGMYAVYHGPEGLKAIAQSIHDKARRLAGSLPGLVYHEFFDTLLVKVDGCASQIVAAARRLGVHLRLVDENHIGIAVGEDSQETDLVKVAKAFGVELGSRMVGSLGSDQRTSSYLTNPVFNSYHSETKMMRYLHRLACKDYALDTGMIPLGSCTMKLTSASEMAQIAQPGFANLHPFVPDEDAKGYHQLMSQLSEWLIEITGYQACTFQPNSGAAGEYTGLAAIRRYHLANGHPERDVCLIPSSAHGTNAASAAMAGMRVLVIKACPDGQIDLADLAAKIAANEGKIAAAMVTYPSTHGAFEGTIKPICQQVHEAGGQVYVDGANLNALVGLAKPGRFGADVSHLNLHKTFAIPHGGGGPGVGPVLCQEHLAPFLPEGLKGSRVSASLHGSAGVLAISWAYIAMMGANGLTQASKIALLNANYIAHRLRDSFPVLYSAENGTVAHECIVDPRALTKKAHLSIDDIAKRLVDYGFHAPTMSFPVAGTLMIEPTESEDLGELDAFCDAMIAIRGEIDKIISGQWPQDDNPLVNAPHTIDQLAGDEWAHPYPRSVAMANSRYWPPVGRIDNAYGDRNLICVCPPLSDHA from the coding sequence ATGGATTTCGCTAACCGTCACATTGGACCTAGCCCAAGCGAACAAGCAAAGATGCTTGCTGAGCTGGGATATAACAGCCTGGATGATTTTGTTTCTGCCCTAGTTCCTGCCGATATTCGCTTAAGAGACAAATTGAATTTGCCGCCAGCTATATCTGAAGCTCAAGCCCAGCAGCGGTTGCGTGAGATGTCCGAACTAAACAATGCGCTGACTCAGATGATTGGGCTTGGCTATTACGGCACGGTAACCCCCGCCGTTATTCAGCGAAATATTTTCGAAAATCCAAGCTGGTATACCGCTTACACCCCCTATCAACCGGAGATGAGCCAAGGCAGATTAGCGGCTTTATTGAACTTTCAGCAGATGGTTGCTGATCTTACGGGTCTACCCATTGCTGGAGCTAGCCTATTAGATGAAGCAACTGCTCTTGCCGAGGCAATTTCGATGGCTAAGCGGCTGACCCGTAAAGATGGCATAGTGCTAATTGATGCCGGTATCTTCCCGCAATCGCTTGAGGTCGTTAACACTCGCACGCAACTTAGTGGTATAGAGGTTGTAGTCACCGATGATGTGGCTAACCATCCCAGACTTTCTGAGGCATTCGCATTGGTGGTTCAAACCCCCAATGCTGATGGGCGGTTGGCTCCTACATCTGAGCTAGCTGCGATAGCTGAAGCTGGCCACCAGGCTGGAGCATTAGTTATTGCAGCGGCAGATCTATTAGCTTTAACGCTTGTCAGGCCACCTGGCGAGTGGGGAGCTGACATCGCGGTCGGCTCAACACAAAGATTTGGCATTCCACTATTTTATGGTGGCCCACACGCTGGGTATATTGCTGCACGCGAGAATATGGCCAGGCAACTTCCAGGGCGACTAGTTGGGGTCTCCAAAGATACTAACGGCAATATTGCTTTACGGTTAGCATTGCAGACTCGCGAACAGCACATCAGGCGTGAACGAGCTACCTCGAATATCTGCACTGCTCAAGTGCTGTTAGCTGTTATGGCCGGGATGTACGCCGTGTATCACGGCCCTGAAGGGCTTAAAGCTATCGCTCAATCTATCCACGACAAGGCTAGGCGGCTAGCCGGAAGTCTGCCAGGTTTGGTATATCACGAGTTTTTCGACACTTTACTGGTTAAAGTTGACGGTTGCGCCAGCCAGATTGTTGCTGCCGCCAGGCGCTTGGGTGTCCATCTTCGACTGGTTGATGAGAACCACATTGGTATAGCAGTTGGTGAAGATAGCCAGGAAACTGACCTGGTTAAGGTCGCTAAAGCGTTTGGGGTAGAGCTTGGCTCACGCATGGTAGGCAGCTTGGGTAGCGATCAGCGTACTAGCTCGTATCTGACGAACCCGGTATTTAACAGCTATCATTCAGAAACCAAGATGATGCGTTACCTTCATCGGCTAGCTTGCAAGGATTATGCCTTAGATACCGGCATGATTCCGTTGGGCTCATGCACTATGAAGTTAACTTCAGCATCCGAGATGGCTCAAATAGCCCAGCCTGGGTTTGCTAATTTGCATCCGTTCGTCCCAGATGAGGACGCAAAGGGTTACCACCAGTTGATGAGTCAGCTTAGTGAGTGGTTAATCGAAATAACGGGATACCAGGCTTGCACCTTTCAACCCAATTCTGGTGCGGCAGGCGAGTACACCGGGTTAGCGGCTATTAGACGTTATCACCTGGCTAATGGACATCCTGAGCGGGATGTGTGCTTGATTCCCTCGTCAGCGCACGGCACGAATGCTGCTTCAGCGGCGATGGCTGGGATGCGCGTCTTGGTAATCAAGGCTTGCCCAGACGGCCAGATTGATTTAGCCGACCTGGCAGCGAAGATTGCCGCTAATGAAGGCAAAATCGCTGCTGCCATGGTTACCTATCCTTCTACCCACGGCGCTTTCGAGGGCACCATTAAACCCATTTGCCAGCAAGTTCATGAGGCTGGTGGCCAAGTATATGTGGACGGCGCGAATCTAAACGCGCTGGTCGGATTGGCTAAGCCGGGTCGTTTCGGTGCTGATGTATCACATCTAAACCTACATAAAACTTTTGCTATCCCGCACGGCGGGGGAGGGCCTGGGGTAGGTCCGGTGCTGTGCCAGGAACATCTGGCGCCGTTCCTGCCAGAGGGTCTTAAGGGTAGCCGAGTTTCGGCCTCGCTACATGGGTCGGCAGGGGTGCTAGCAATATCGTGGGCTTATATCGCCATGATGGGAGCCAACGGGTTGACGCAGGCGTCCAAGATTGCCTTGTTAAATGCAAACTACATTGCTCACCGTCTAAGGGACTCTTTCCCGGTTCTGTACTCGGCTGAAAATGGCACAGTTGCTCACGAATGTATTGTTGACCCTAGAGCTTTGACGAAGAAAGCGCACCTAAGCATTGATGACATTGCTAAGCGTCTAGTTGATTACGGTTTTCATGCTCCGACAATGAGTTTTCCGGTGGCTGGGACGCTAATGATTGAGCCAACCGAATCCGAGGATTTAGGGGAGTTAGACGCTTTCTGCGATGCGATGATTGCTATCAGAGGTGAGATAGACAAGATAATTAGCGGGCAGTGGCCGCAAGACGATAATCCGTTGGTAAATGCCCCGCACACCATAGATCAGCTTGCTGGTGATGAGTGGGCACACCCCTACCCGCGCTCAGTTGCTATGGCTAATAGCCGTTATTGGCCGCCGGTTGGGCGCATAGATAATGCCTATGGCGACAGAAATCTAATTTGTGTTTGCCCGCCGCTTAGTGACCACGCATAG
- a CDS encoding MerR family transcriptional regulator yields the protein MSSALYGQAEGQGTLFDGDFSLVPDDLGFRGPVACRVVGITYRQLDYWARTGLVVPEIRAAEGSGSKRLYSFRDLLLLKVVKSLLDIGISLQQIRVAINHLHQRGVQDLSQVTLMSDGASVYEATSDNEVVDLLRGGQGMFAIALGGVWKEVEGTLSQLPKVDEEAYQTDELSLRRAAKLANG from the coding sequence GTGAGTTCAGCGCTATACGGCCAGGCCGAGGGTCAGGGAACCTTATTTGACGGTGACTTCAGCCTGGTGCCTGACGATTTAGGTTTCCGCGGGCCAGTGGCTTGCAGAGTGGTCGGAATCACCTATCGGCAGCTTGACTATTGGGCGCGTACCGGGTTGGTTGTTCCCGAGATTCGCGCTGCCGAAGGTTCTGGCTCAAAAAGACTTTATTCTTTCCGTGATCTTTTGTTGCTGAAAGTGGTTAAGAGTCTGCTCGATATCGGTATTTCACTGCAGCAGATTCGAGTGGCGATAAATCATCTTCATCAGCGTGGCGTCCAAGATTTGTCTCAGGTCACATTGATGAGTGACGGCGCCTCCGTTTATGAGGCTACCAGTGACAATGAGGTTGTCGATTTGTTGCGTGGTGGCCAAGGGATGTTCGCTATCGCCTTGGGTGGCGTATGGAAAGAAGTGGAGGGCACCTTATCCCAGCTACCCAAAGTTGATGAGGAAGCCTATCAAACTGATGAACTTTCGTTGCGTAGAGCGGCTAAGCTAGCAAACGGATAA
- a CDS encoding bifunctional nuclease family protein, translating into MIELDVVGVRVEVSTSTPMLLLRESFGKRYLSIWIGANEAAAIVEELEGNKAPRPQTHDLMAEILKLSGEKVEGIICAVKDGVFYGKLCIGDAALDARPSDLVALALRAGFKVSCEKRLMDEVGVEVLQTPNDEVERFKEFLDTVTPDDFEDKKP; encoded by the coding sequence GTGATTGAACTTGACGTGGTCGGGGTGCGGGTAGAGGTTTCGACATCTACACCCATGCTGTTGCTGCGTGAATCGTTCGGGAAACGTTATCTATCTATTTGGATTGGCGCCAACGAGGCTGCAGCTATCGTTGAAGAGCTGGAAGGTAATAAAGCGCCTAGACCTCAAACTCATGACTTGATGGCTGAGATCCTGAAGCTATCTGGGGAAAAGGTTGAAGGAATTATTTGTGCCGTAAAAGATGGAGTTTTTTACGGCAAGTTGTGTATCGGGGATGCTGCCCTTGATGCTAGACCCTCAGATTTGGTGGCTCTGGCTTTGCGTGCTGGGTTCAAAGTTAGCTGTGAGAAGCGGCTAATGGATGAAGTAGGGGTTGAGGTTTTGCAAACACCTAATGATGAGGTTGAGCGTTTCAAAGAGTTTTTAGATACTGTCACACCAGACGATTTTGAAGATAAAAAACCCTAG
- a CDS encoding MerR family transcriptional regulator, with translation MPPGPKRTIGQVMKILKPEFDDVSISKIRFLEKEGLLAPERAPSGYRKYSQEDINRLIQILRIQRDTYLPLKVIREKLEEIDRGGSQKESSSQISPNSSAGKAKDSKPLIPSTPDSDSKPQRFTRRQLLQISGVSEATFIELERQHMVQPRRGSVYYGREALIICVVARKLQGYGLDTRHLRVIKIAAERDVSLIEQAAGYSIRHSPDPVAAMNEVCNLVTYAHQALMFVMLQG, from the coding sequence ATGCCCCCAGGGCCTAAGCGCACTATCGGGCAAGTAATGAAAATACTTAAACCCGAGTTCGATGATGTTTCCATTTCTAAGATTCGATTCTTAGAAAAGGAGGGGTTGCTGGCGCCAGAGCGAGCGCCGTCTGGTTATCGAAAATATTCTCAAGAAGACATCAATCGGCTAATCCAGATTTTACGAATTCAACGCGACACTTATCTGCCTTTGAAAGTTATTCGCGAAAAATTAGAAGAAATAGATCGCGGTGGAAGCCAGAAAGAATCAAGTAGTCAGATAAGCCCGAACAGCTCTGCTGGCAAAGCTAAAGATAGTAAACCGCTGATCCCTTCAACACCAGACTCAGATTCTAAGCCACAGCGTTTTACTCGCCGTCAGTTGTTACAAATCTCAGGGGTCAGCGAGGCCACGTTTATTGAATTAGAGCGTCAACATATGGTGCAGCCTAGACGTGGTTCCGTTTATTATGGGCGTGAGGCGCTAATCATCTGTGTTGTGGCTCGAAAGCTCCAAGGCTATGGATTAGATACTAGGCATCTTCGGGTTATAAAAATCGCGGCAGAACGTGACGTAAGTTTGATTGAGCAGGCGGCTGGTTACTCTATTCGTCATAGTCCAGACCCGGTTGCAGCTATGAATGAGGTATGCAATCTGGTTACCTATGCCCATCAAGCATTGATGTTTGTCATGCTTCAAGGCTAA
- a CDS encoding FHA domain-containing protein: MIECSKCGAKNRADANFCSHCGAKIARITGDTTRVIPVIDDEFRDDIRAVELAPEDAAAVRDLPAGNALLIVTRGPSTGGRFLLDSEVVTVGRSPKSDIFLDDITVSRHHATFTMKDGQVTLTDQKSHNGTYVNRDLIADSAVLRQGDEVQIGRYRMLFFVSERGLR; this comes from the coding sequence ATGATTGAATGCTCCAAGTGCGGCGCCAAGAATCGGGCAGACGCTAACTTCTGTTCACATTGTGGCGCAAAAATCGCCAGGATTACCGGAGACACCACCAGGGTTATCCCGGTCATTGATGATGAGTTCCGTGATGATATCCGTGCCGTAGAGCTAGCTCCTGAAGATGCTGCTGCCGTTCGTGACTTACCTGCTGGTAATGCTTTATTGATAGTTACGCGCGGGCCGTCCACTGGAGGTAGATTCCTATTGGATTCTGAGGTGGTAACGGTTGGGCGAAGCCCAAAGAGTGACATTTTTCTAGACGATATAACCGTTTCTAGACATCACGCCACTTTTACTATGAAAGATGGACAAGTTACTTTAACCGATCAGAAAAGTCACAACGGAACCTACGTAAATCGTGATCTAATTGCCGATTCAGCTGTGCTTAGACAGGGTGATGAGGTTCAGATTGGGCGATACCGAATGCTTTTCTTCGTCAGTGAGCGTGGGTTGAGGTAA
- the gcvH gene encoding glycine cleavage system protein GcvH produces MTEVPAELRYTKEHEWVRTDSAVKARIGITAYAVEQLGDIVYASLPTVGATVEVGDSCGEIESTKSVSDVFSPVSGVIVSVNDQVIETPEIINQSNYDDGWLFEVELSNATELDALLDCASYQQFVEEL; encoded by the coding sequence ATGACCGAAGTGCCTGCTGAACTGCGTTATACGAAAGAGCACGAGTGGGTGCGTACCGATTCGGCTGTCAAAGCCCGAATCGGGATTACCGCGTATGCGGTTGAGCAGTTAGGAGATATCGTCTATGCCTCGCTGCCGACTGTTGGTGCCACTGTTGAGGTTGGAGATTCCTGTGGAGAAATTGAATCCACTAAATCTGTTTCTGACGTATTTTCACCGGTTTCTGGAGTAATTGTGTCGGTAAACGACCAAGTTATTGAAACGCCGGAAATAATAAATCAATCCAATTATGACGATGGTTGGCTTTTTGAAGTTGAACTGTCTAACGCCACTGAGTTGGATGCCTTACTTGATTGTGCGTCTTATCAGCAGTTCGTAGAAGAGCTTTGA